In the Prochlorococcus marinus CUG1438 genome, CAACTTTTACCGTTCTAGAAAAAATGTTATATATGATTTTAATCTCTTCGGCAGCTTTGACTTTTGAAATATTAAAAATTAATTGACTACTTAAAAAAATAAAAAATACTTTAAGTATCGAAAATTTTCTTAACTTCATTCTAGATATTCGCACCAGCTGCAATTTTTACGATTCTCACCACTCCTTTTTCTGTAACTTTTTTTGCAATTTTTATGCCCATTTCCTTTGTATAAGGTTCGTTTATGAGTCGAGGAACTCTTTTTAGAAAAATATTAATCGAATAACCTGGTATTTTTTCTAAAATTGCCAAAAAGTTTCTTAAGGGTTCAATATACATTATAAGATCATTCAAATTGTTATTTTCATTTGTCACATTTAATTTGATCGAGTTTGGGAGGTACTTATTCAAATTTTTTAGTATTTTTAAACTTAATGAATCAATTTGATTTGTTAAGCTTTCAATTATTTCATTCCTAAGAAAACCACCTTTTTGGGAAAAAAGAAGATTAATTACTTCATCTAAAAGCTTTTCCAAGTCGAGGTTTGTCTGTTTTGCAGCGTTAGAAAGTAGGTCTTCCAAACGGTCCCATTTGAATTTTTTATCATCAAAAAGCATTTCTTTCAAGCTTTCTCTTAGTTGTGGATCAGAATCTTCCATCAATCGCCTGGCAAAATATGGATAAGCTGCGCCTAATATTTTAAAGTTTGGGTCTACACTTAGTGCAATTCCCTCTAGTGTCAGTAGTGATCTAATTATGAGAGCATAATATGGAGGCAATCTAAATGGAAATTTATACATTACTCCTGACATGTCATCTGTGACACTTTTGAAATCCATTTTTGAAACTCCTTGTTCAACAGCATTAATAAAAACTTCTTGAAACGCTGGAACAATAGGTTCAAGGTTAACCTCTTCGGATAAGAATCCTAGTTTTACAAAATCTTGAGACAACTTATCGAAATTTTTATTTACTAAATGTACTACTGCTTGTATTAAACCTGATCTAGAGTCTCTTGACACTTCACTCATCATTCCAAAATCTAAATAACATAACCTGCCATCTTTTAAGGCTAATAAATTACCTGGATGTGGATCAGCATGAAAAAAACCATGCTCTAAAAGTTGTTCTAAACTGCACTGCACTCCTATATCAATCATTTTATCTGGGTCAATGCCTAATTTTTTTACATCTTCTAAATTTGTCAATTTTGTCCCTTCGATCCATTCCATTGTTAAAACTCTTCTAGATGTTATTTTTTTGTAAATCTTTGGTACAGCGATCATTTGATTATGTTTATGCATATTTCTAAACTTTTCTGCATTTTCAGCTTCGTTTAAATAATCCATTTCTTCAAAGACTCTTTTGCCTAATTCATCAATTAATGCCACCAAATCGCTCCTTATTAATCCAATATTATTTTTTAACCAATAAGCAATATTTCTTACTATGTACAGATCTAAAGTTATTTGTTCTCTTAAGCCTGGTCTTTGGACTTTAACTGCAACAACCTCTCCATTTTTTAATTTAGCTTTGTGCACTTGTCCTAAAGAAGCAGCCGAAATTGGCTCTTTGTCAATTTCTAAATAAATTTCATCTACTTTGGAACCTAAATCTTCTTCTATTAATTCCATAGCCTTATCTCCATCAAATCCTGGCAATTGATCTTGTAATTCAGATAATTCCTCCAGAAGAATTCCTGGAATAATATCTGGTCTTGTAGATAAAGCTTGACCTGCTTTAACAAATGCAGGTCCAAGTTCTACTAATAATTTTGTCAATTCTTTAGCTCTATATCTTGCTTGTTTTTTATTCTTTAATCTTCCTGTTAATTTATCCCATCCAATAGAAAAAATATATGCAAAAATTGGAATAAGTGTTTGCCAGAGTCTTTTCAGCAGTCTATTTGGATTTTTTTTATAAATCTTAGAAATTGCTTCTGGATCATAATCAAGTAGTCCAGATATTTCTATAAAATCGGTAAAA is a window encoding:
- a CDS encoding AarF/ABC1/UbiB kinase family protein; its protein translation is MNEDFTDFIEISGLLDYDPEAISKIYKKNPNRLLKRLWQTLIPIFAYIFSIGWDKLTGRLKNKKQARYRAKELTKLLVELGPAFVKAGQALSTRPDIIPGILLEELSELQDQLPGFDGDKAMELIEEDLGSKVDEIYLEIDKEPISAASLGQVHKAKLKNGEVVAVKVQRPGLREQITLDLYIVRNIAYWLKNNIGLIRSDLVALIDELGKRVFEEMDYLNEAENAEKFRNMHKHNQMIAVPKIYKKITSRRVLTMEWIEGTKLTNLEDVKKLGIDPDKMIDIGVQCSLEQLLEHGFFHADPHPGNLLALKDGRLCYLDFGMMSEVSRDSRSGLIQAVVHLVNKNFDKLSQDFVKLGFLSEEVNLEPIVPAFQEVFINAVEQGVSKMDFKSVTDDMSGVMYKFPFRLPPYYALIIRSLLTLEGIALSVDPNFKILGAAYPYFARRLMEDSDPQLRESLKEMLFDDKKFKWDRLEDLLSNAAKQTNLDLEKLLDEVINLLFSQKGGFLRNEIIESLTNQIDSLSLKILKNLNKYLPNSIKLNVTNENNNLNDLIMYIEPLRNFLAILEKIPGYSINIFLKRVPRLINEPYTKEMGIKIAKKVTEKGVVRIVKIAAGANI